Genomic DNA from Corylus avellana chromosome ca4, CavTom2PMs-1.0:
cctcttacctttttttctAGAGCTAAAGCACTTAGATTAGATATTCTTAGCGGCTTCACCGAATCACTAAAGATCGGTCAAGTCATGAGAAAagtgatttgtttttttgacaaagaCACAAGATGCTGTTTTAGAGACGACAAAAAATGATGCCATTTCCTTTCGGGCTTCCATAGATTTACTGTGGAACAAAACTCTTCTAGAAGAAAGCTTCACTCCTCGTGCGCCATGTTACCTTTCTTTGTCTGTCAGTCCGCAAAATAATTGATGGTAGACGCCCATACTCAAAAGATATGTCTGCCATACATCTCTCTcccatttatttctttttcgaATCTAGCTACTGAtacaatgataaatttaaagaaaatatgattaaaGCCGAATAAGGGATGAAGGAGAGATGCAAAGTTACTGTGTTTTCCAGGAATTTGGTATCACAGGATAATGACTGATGAATTTAATTTGAGGGGTATCCTTTATGCAAGTAtgtggaggaaaaaaaaaattatattatggCCCCATTCTATAATCGTGTGTCAAAATTAGAGACTTTGcgtttttctccaaaaaaaaaaaaaaaaaaaaaaaatccatttttttagtttttagttttgtttaattttttcaataattttttttttttttcaaatgattattattattttttataattttagagagagaattgtaaaagtgtctaatttgagaGTCCAATGTCATTTTCTAGAGTTTGGAGGtgtaaatgaaaatataataaaagtttGGAGatctttaaaataaatggtcCACACcataacaacaaataaaatatagaaatataAAGGGTATGTAGCCAAAGGGTAAGCATCTCCAACAGCAAATGATCCATAATAGTTAAATTTTACTCttatgaattatttatttgtgtCGAGTGGAGTTgatactttaacatttttttcttatagtGTGAATAATAAATAGCCTCTTTGGACTATTTACTGTTCACActacaaaagtttttatttttattttttttatttttattattattatttttttttattttctctctccctttctttctttcactctaTCTCCCGTGCTTTCTTTCTCACTCTCAACcatataaaatttttctttttataaaaataaagagtaaaatagaaaatatgttaagagtgtatataaaaaatgaataccttaaatagaaatttatactttttcaatagATATTTTAACTACTCATACTGAAAGTACTTCAAGGGGTAGCTGTTGCTCACTAAACCTCTTCCTTTAATTTGTGTGGTTCATCCACGAGGGGGCGATTCAGCCACTCCTAAACTGATCAATGAGAGCGACCCAACCATCACCTACTTTTACAACCTAGCACCTTCGGCCActccttttatttcttgtttttatttgatgtcATGAGCAAGGCAAAGAACCGTCCAAATAAAATATGGTATTCAATTATTAATCCGAGTCCCAAGAAGCAAGTGCAAATTTTCCTTTGCTTCGTCTTCCTCAGCAACTCATTCTCTGAGAAGATCAATATGGATAACGGAAACCGTCAGCTACACATTTTCTTCTTACCCTTTATGGCTCAAGGCCACATGATCCCAACCATAGACATGGCCAAACTGTTTGCTTCGAAGCAAGGTATAAAAGCAACCATAATTACCACTCCTCTCAACGCGCCGCTCTTAGCCAAAACAATCCAAAGAAGCCAAAATCTGGGTGCCGAAATTGAAGTTGTTGTTATCAAATTCCCTTGTACGGAGGCTGGATTGCCTGAAGGATGTGAGAGCCTCAACATGGCTATTTCGCATGGACTGGTACAGGATTTCTTCAAAGCAACCGCCATGCTTGAGCCACAGATTGAGCAGCTTTTACAAGAACATGCTCCTGATTGCCTTGTCGCCGACATCTTCTTCCCGTGGGCTACAGACGCCGCTACTAAATACGGTATTCCGAGGCTTGTTTTCCAAGGGACCGGTTTCTTCCCCTTATGTGCTTTAGAGTGCCTCAGACTATACGAGCCTTACAATAACGTGTCATCGGATTCAGAACCATTTTCCATTCCTAATTTGCCGAACGAGATCAAGTTGACAAGAGAGCAGCTGCCGGATTACAtcaaagaaaatgttgaaaGTACAGAACTTGCAAAGCTTTTTAAAGGAGTTAGAGAATCAGAGGCGAGGAGCTATGGGGTTGTTGTTAACAGCTTTTACGAGCTTGAACAGGACTATGCAGATCACTACAGGAAGGTTATGGGAAGGAAGGCGTGGCATATAGGCCCCCTTTCAGTGTGGAACAAAGATACTGAAGATAAAGCACATAGAGGGAAGGAAAACTCTTTAGATGAAGATGGGTACTGTTTAAAATGGCTTGATTCAAAGAAACCTCATTCggttgtttatgtttgttttggaAGTGTTGCAGCCTTCAATGACTCTCAGCTGATGCAGATTGCAATGGGTCTTGAGGCTTCTGGACAGCAATTCATTTGGgttgtgaaaaaagaaaagagttatggagaagaagaagaagaagaatggctGCCTGAAGGGTTTGAGAAGAGAATGGAAGGCAAGGGAGTAATCATTAGAGGTTGGGCGCCCCAAGTGTTGATTCTTGAGCATGAAGCAATTGGAGGGTTTGTGACTCATTGTGGGTGGAATTCCATATTGGAAGGGGTGGCTGCAGGAGTGCCCATGGTTACATGGCCGGTGTCTGCTGAGCAGTTTTACAATGAGAAGTTGGTAACTGAGGTGCTTAAAATTGGGATCAGTGTTGGTGTCCGACGATGGGTTTTTGTGGAAGGGGATAACATTAAAAGGGATGGAATAGTGAAGGCAGTGAGTCGGATAATGGTTGGGGAAGAAGCAGAGGAAATGAGAAGCAGAGCAAAGGTGCTTGGGGAGCTGGCAAATAAGGCAGTTGAAGATAGCGGATCGTCTTGCTTGGATTTGAATGCTGTAATTGAAGATCTCATGGCGATTGGTTCTTGATACTAGCTTGGAAGAAAAAATATGCTTGTTTGGTAGAATCCCATCTGATGCAAAGTTACTGTGTTTTCCAAGAATTTGGTATCATAGGATAATGACTGATGAATTTAATTTGCcggaaaaatgatagaaaaattAGGTGAAATTTCCATTCTACGTGTAATGACATGTGCTTTTCTGTCAAAATGTCAAGTGGTACAATACTTACCTCTGCAGTGTGAACCTGTTAAGGGGAGTTGAGATTTTAGTATGATTATAAGATTAAAAGACAAGGtaaaaaaccaaaccaatttgaaaattaactgtttcatttcaattaaatatttcatgtgtattAGTCTCTAATCTTAAACTAAGTAAGTCTTAAACCCTAAACTGTTCAAAATAAGTATTCTGTCTGAGCATAGAACGATAGGACATCAATTGTTCGCTGTcgataaaaaaaatacctcaaaaaattattaatagcGTGAAGAGTCTCCCggtgaaaagaaaaggaaaacaactcATGATTGATGTGTTCTCGAGGGTAAGGTATCACTCCATTTGTCTCGAATTTACCTCCATGCATGTTAGTACAATACAATCTTCTTCCTCatcattataaattttaaaaaacacaaaacaaaaaagataacaaaaaacacaaaaactagaactaaaacaaaaacaaaaatacctcttCTTAGCTTTTGTCCAAGGAATAAAGGACTCGAAAATTATTGACTCCAAAAGAGTCGATAAAACGCCCATCCCTCggaaagaaatttttgtttcttgtaacCCATGTTTGTTTAGTGTAATgaggtatttaaaaaaaaaaaaaaaaaaaaaaaaaaaggcagtcGGATAAAGACCACTTCCCTAAATTTGCTCCATgtgacattttttgtttttttgtttttgctttctttctggACTGCTCTATGCGACATTGATTCAGCACTGCCACTCGTTACTGATCATGATATCCGCCAAGACAGGAAGATTCGCTTAAAGAATCTGAGGAATTATGGGTTACATATATTCAGCTCAACAGAAAAAATATAGTCAAGCCCAAGTTCTTCATTTCCAGCTAGCTTTCCTCGTTATCATCAATCATCATCTTTGTGAGTTATGGGTAGCGAAAATTCTCAGCTTCACATACTCTTCTTCCCTTTCATGGCCCCTGGCCACATGATACCAATGACGAACATGGCTAAGCTATTCGCAGCGCGTGGCGTGAAGGCAACCATTGTCACCACCCCTCTCAACGTGCCTTTCGTCTCCAGAACGATTGAAAGAATCGAAACTCACGGCAGCGCCACCGCCAAGGTTGATATCCAAACGATCAAGTTCCCGGTTGAAAAGGCCGGCCTGCCAGAAGGATGTGAGAACTCCACCTCGCTGACTTCCCACGAAATGGTGAAGATTTTCATGAAATCCCTTTCGATGCTTCAACAACCATTGGAGCTGCTACTCCATGACGCTGATTGCCTGGTTGCTGACATGTTCTTTCCATGGGCAACCGATGCTGCCGCTAAATTTGGTATCCCAAGGCTGTTGgaaactaaacaaatcaaaacgcaAGAGAGGTTTTTTCTAAATGGTAGAAGTTATTAAGTTCTTTTAATAAGAGactttaatttttctaaactcatgtgtttatttaattcTCAACTGAAGTCTTAAGTTAGAGAtaagtttttgttatttaatacattaaataaggagaagtaaaagccttgtaagttagtctttgaatgcctctatttataggcttcgtAAGATGTATTTTCAAGACAAGTGAAATACGAAGAAGACTTCCTCCACTCTTCTCTAGTCTAATTTATTCTTTGTCTTtagtaataaaagagagagagagagaaatagaaaggtAACTAGTTTGTAAACTAGTATTTTATCCttcaaattggtatcagagcctagttGTGCCATTTCCCATTTTTGTCCTTTCTAGAAATGGGTTCCAACATAGTCCAACAACAAATCCCTAGATTAtcaaaagataactatgggtcATGGTCTATCCAAATGAGAGCCCTGTTTGGGTTTCAAGATCTGTGGGAAGTCATTACTGACGGATTTACAGAACCCACTGAGGAGGAGGAAGCTGAATACACAACAGATGAGAAGAAGACTTTTAAGGAGCAAAGGAAGAAGGATAAAAAGGCCTTGTTTTTACTCTATCAATCATTGGACGAGTCTACCTTCGAGAAAGTTGCCGAAGCAATGACAAGTAAACAGGCATGGGAGATTCTAGCTTCCATCTTCAAAGGAGACGAACGGGTGAAACGGGTCCGTCTCCAATCATTACGGGGCGAGTTCGAGGCTCTTCACATGAAGGATGGAGAATCGGTGTCCGATTATTTTTCACGATTACTGGTAATTGTGAAtggtttgaaaagaaacaatgaGAAGGTCGATGACATCCGAGTTGTCGAAAAGGTACTTCGATCCCTTTCCTCTAAATTTGAACATGTAGTTGTAGCTATCGAAGAGTCCAAGGACTTGGAGAAGCTAACAATTGAGGAGTTGTTGGGTTCATTACAAGTACATGAGCAAAGGATGCAGAAGAATGTTAGTTCTAGTGTATTAGAACAAGCACTAGAGTCAAAATTGACTCTAAATGATCAAGGCAAATTCAGCTCCTACCGTGGTCGTGGTAGAGGCCGGGGGCGTAGTATTTTCCAACAACCACGTCAAAGTCAACATGAGACTCAAAGTTTCAGAGGTCGAGGACGAGGAGGCTACCGAGGAAGAGGAAGATTCACATATGGACGTGAAAACTCCAAGAATATCCAATGCTACAACTGCAAGAAGTTTGGACACTATGCCTCGGATTGTTGGCACAAAAATGATGAACAAGCAAATGTTGCAGAAGCAACACATGAGGTTTGTAGTGATTCTATTTTACTTCTCGCTCATGATGTTTCAGTTTCACAAGATGAGGTTTGGTACCTCGATTCTGGCGCAAGCAATCATATGTGTGGGAAGAAAGATCTGTTCGTTGAACTCACAGAAGGAGTTCGTGGAAAAGTGAACTTGGGAGACTCCACCAAACTCTCAGTTGAGGgcaaagggaaaataaaaatctatcaaAATGATGGTAAGAAGGGGTTCATTTCTGATGTTTATTATGTGCCTAACATGAAAAGCAATATTCTTAGCATTGGGCAGTTGCTCGAGAAGGGGTACATGGAGAACTACTCTCTCATTTTGAGAGACACACGTGGAGGAATTGTGGCTCGTGTTCTAATGACCAATAATCGCATGTTCCCGTTACATCTTAACACAAAGTCTAAGAAGTGCTTCTATGGACTCAAGGAAAGTGAGTCATGGAAGTGGCATCTTCGCTTTGGCCATCTACATTTCAGCGGCCTAAAGCTATTATCTTCATTTGGCATGGTGCATGGGTTACCAGTGATCGAGCCACCGAGCAACGTTTGTGAAGGATGTATACTTGGCAAGCAGGCACGACTTCCTTTTCCCAGCAGCAAATCTTGGAGAGCAACATCACCATTGCAACTAGTTCATACCGACATATGTGGACCAATACAGCCCATGTCCTTAGGAGGTAATAGATACTTTATTACCTTCATCGATGACTTTAGCATAAAACTTtgggtttattttcttaaagaaaaatcagCTGCCTTTATTGTATTCAAGAACTTCAAAGCCCTTGTTGAAAATCAAAGTGGCCATAAGCTTGTAACTCTTCGTTCTGACCGAGGTGGAGAATACAcctcaaaagaatttgataagtattgcaGGGAACAAGGCATAAAACATCAGTTGACTACTGCTTACACACCACAGCAAAACGGGATTGCCGAAAGAAAGAATCGTACCATTCTTAATATGACCAGAACTATGCTCAAGGAGAAAGGGCTGCCAAAACAATTCTGGGCAGAAGCTGTGGCGTGCTCATCTTATCTACTCAATCGATGTCCTACCAAAAGTGTCAAGAATATGACACCTCAAGAGGCATGGAGCGGCCACACGCCAAGTGTTGCACACCTAAGAATCTTTGGGTGTGTTGCATATTCTCAAGTTCCCCAATCCAAGAGGAAGAAGTTTGATGATCATGGTGAAAAATGTATCTTTCTCGGATATAGTGAAGAGTCGAAAGCATACAAGCTCTACAACCCACTAACAAAGAAATTAGTGGTTAGTAGAGACATTATCTTTGATGAAGAAAGTGTGTGGAGCTGGAGCGATGAAGAGAAGGCCAAAGAACAACAAGTGTTAGAGGAGCCTGAAGAGCTTTCAACAGAAGCTCCACCAAGTACCCCACCATCTTCTCAGCCTACCACACCATCCGTAGCACAGAGAGACTCTACATCTTCTATGGGAGGTAGCAGCAACAGATCCTCCACAAATCAAAGTAAAATGAGAAGTCTCAGGGAAATCTATGAGCAAACAGAAGATGGAGAGACTAATCTTTTCTGCCTATATGCTGATCATGAGCCTCTTACCTTTCAAGAAgccgttgaagaagattgttggaGATCCGCAATGGAGGAGGAGATACATGCTATTCAAAAGAATGATACTTGGGAGTTGACAACACTCCCATCAAACCATAAGGCTATTGGTGTCAAGTgggtgtacaagatcaaacgcACTGCAGAAGGTGAAGTTTCTCGATACAAGGCAAGACTTGTAGCTAAAGGCTACAAACAAAAGTATGGCATCGACTATGAAGAGGTCTTTGCACCAGTTGCGAGACTTGACACAGTGAGATTGTTGATCGCACTTGCCGCTCATCACAATTGGAAGATATACCAACTTGATGTCAAGTCAGCCTTTCTCAATGGCATCCTTGAAGAAGAGGTGTACGTACAACAACCGGAAGGCTTTATaatggaaggagaagaaagcaAGGTGTACCGCCTTAAGAAGGCGTTATATGGCTTAAAGCAGGCACCAAGAGCTTGGAACGCACGCATTGATAATTACCTTCATCAGAACGGCTTCACTAAATGTCCATATGAGCATGCTgtttatatgaagaaaaaccaTCGTGGCGAATTTCTAATCATTTGCCTATATGTTGATGATCTCCTATATACAGGAAATAGTGGTGAAATGTTCAAGGAATTCAAGCAATCAATGTTTAAGGAGTTTGAGATGACAGACAACGGGTTGATGTCCTACTTCCTTGGTATTGAAGTGAAGCAACAACATGATGGAATTTTCatatcccaaaagaagtacatGGGGGAGATTTTAGAGAAATTCAAGATGGATAGCTGCAACTCTGTAAATACCCCAGTTGAAACAAGCATAAAGCTGTCAAAAGAAGGAGATGGTCGAGTTATTGAACCAACTCTTTACAAGAGTTTGGTTGGAAGTCTGAGGTACTTGACGATCACAAGGCCAGATATTGTCTATGGAGTTGGACTTGTGAGTCGATACATGGAGACACCAATGGAGACTCATTGGTTAGCTGCAAAAAGGATCCTAAGGTACATCAAAGGCACTCTGAATCTTGGTTTATTCTATGCCTATGGAGATAAAGCGAAATTAGTTGGTTATCCAGATAGTGATTGGGGATGTGACCAAGATGAGAGGAAAAGTACTACTGGATATGTGTTTTATCTTAGTTCTACAGCATTTTCTTGGACATCCAAGAAACAAGGAATTGTAGCCTTGTCTACCTGTGAGGCGGAGTATGTGGCGGCTTCGTCTACTGTTTGTGAAGCTATATGGCTAAGGAATCTCTTGAAGGAACTGGAACATCCACAAGAAGAACCGACTGTGATTTATGTGGATAACCAATCAGCTACAAAGTTAGCAAAGAATCCAGTGCAACATGGGAGGAGTAAACACATTGACACTAGGTTCCACTTTCTTAGAGACCATGTCAAGCGGAAGACAATAGAGCTCCAGTATTGCCACACCACTGAACAAGTAGCAGATATATTTACTAAGCCATTATCAGGTGCAATTTTCATGAGGCTAAGAGACATGCTTGGCATGAGGAGGTTTTGAtttgagggggcgtgttggaaactaaacaaatcaaaacgcaAGAGAGGTTTTTTCTAAATGGTAGAAGTTATTAAGTTCTTTTAATAAGAGactttaatttttctaaactcatgtgtttatttaattcTCAACTGAAGTCTTAAGTTAGAGAtaagtttttgttatttaatacattaaataaggagaagtaaaagccttgtaagttagtctttgaatgcctctatttataggcttcgtAAGATGTATTTTCAAGACAAGTGAAATACGAAGAAGACTTCCTCCACTCTTCTCTAGTCTAATTTATTCTTTGTCTTtagtaataaaagagagagagagagaaatagaaaggtAACTAGTTTGTAAACTAGTATTTTATCCTTCAAAGGCTTGTTTTCAATGGACACAGTTTTTTCTCCATGACTGCTTGGGAGAGTGTGACGCGATATGAACCTCACAAGAAGGTTTTATATGATTCCGAACCTTTTCTCATTCCTAATTTTCCTGCAGAGATAAAGTTGACGAGCATGCAACTGCCGAGTTTGTTTGGGGAAGAGGTTGAAACTGACTTCACCAAGATGTTTAAAGATGCTGAAGAAGCAAACATGAGGAGCTATGGGCTTGTTGTAAACAGCTTCTATGAGCTGGAGCCGGCTTACGCAGATCATTACAGAAAGGTTTTGGGAAGGAAGGCATGGCACATAGGGCCGGTTTCAGTGTGCAACAAGCAGGAAGCTCAAGATAAAGCTCAGAGGGGGAACGAATCCTCTGTTGATGAACATGAATGCCTCAAGTGGCTTAATGCAAAGAAACCCAATTcagttatttatatatgttttggaAGTTTGATAAACTTCGATGACTCTCAACTTGTGGAGATTGCAATGGGTCTTAAGGCTTCTGGGCAGCAATTCATTTGGGttgtgaagaaagaaaagaatggcAGTGGAGGAAAAGAGGAGTGGCTGCCTCAAGGATTTGAGAAGAGAATGGAAGGTAAAGGTCTAATTATAAGAGGTTGGGCACCCCAAGTTTTGATTCTTGATCATGAAGCAGTTGGAGGATTTGTGACTCATTGTGGGTGGAATTCAACGTTGGAAGGAGTCACTGCTGGGGTTCCCATGGTCACATGGCCCATGTTCGCTGAGCAGTTTTTCAACGAGAAGTTGGTGACTCAGGTACCAtcgttaaattatcatttatcccaaaagatTAAGTTTATAGGAAtcgatgaatttaatcatttagtttatATCATAACAGGTACTGAAAATTGGAGTTGAAGTTGGTGCTCAACGATGGATTGATGTTATTGCTGAAGTGGTGGAAAATAGTATCAACAAGGAAGCAATGGAGAAGGCAGTGAAGCGAATTATGGTGGGCGAAGAAGCGGAGAAAATGAGAAGCCGAGCCAAGGCACTTGGAGATATGGCAAGAAGGGCTATGGAAGAAGAGGGTTCATCTTACTCTGATTTGAGTTCTTTGATTGAAGAATTAAAGGTATGGTGCCCTCGAGATGGAACCAAATGATGTTTGAATATAGGTTTCTATATTCGGTTTGATACAATTTCCTTGTCACTATAGAATATTTATCCTTGTGCTTGCTGGTTATTCAATCCTTATTTGGTAGATATTGTCCTAAGAATTTGGGGTTGTTATTCCAATTTAAAGTCTAACTATTTAAGTATTTAAAttgttatcttttttgttttgtttttttttttttttttcctcaagtAAATCATGGGGTGAGGATTAAGGACTCGGATCTCCAACAATTTGTTGCTTGAATGGCTAACAATCTGGATCCCAACTACCCTTTCaacgagtaatgttagaagtcgTAATATTAGAAGTTACTCTTGTATCCCATAAAAAATGACGTGGTTTCTAAACTCATCATTGGCCGTacgattgattattattgaatttttattaaatgttgattttaaaagtcaccccattaatttttatcaaatggaGTGAACCATGTTGCCTTGTTTTGTCTGTCAGTCAGCAAAATAATTGATGGTAGAAGCCCATACTCAAAAGAGATGTCTgccatttgtttctttttcaaatctACCAACTCTACAGGCTACTGAtacaatgataaatttaaagaaaatataattaaagaCGAATAAGGGATGAAggagagatgaaaaaaaataggggaaacttcagttaAGCTCCATAAACTTTCACctgatttaacaaatttccctcaaactttcaaatgtcTTACTACTTatactcctgaactttcaattagtctcaatgtggacccctcggccaaattttaaacgttacatgacgtttatacccctgacttttgtataaaatttcaactttacccttaattccaaaacgtttttttatttaaaagaacgaaaattatggatattttggtatttttaatggctaaaattgatggaggggtccacattgagaacaattgaaagttcaggggtcaaaattgagagatttgaaagtttagggataATTTGTCAAATCGCGTAAAAGTTCAAAGGATTaaagttaagtttttttttaaaaaaataatatttttgagtAACTTCACTGAAGGTCCTTGAACTTCCATTCGATTTGACAATcccccccctaaaaaaaaaaaacttcaaaatctctcaatttaatcccctgaactttcaattgcattcaatttggacccctccgccagattttaaacatcacctgacgtttatacccctgaatttttttataaaattccaactttacccttaattccaaaacttttttattaacaaaaaaaagaaaagaaagaaaatcaaggatattttggtatttctaaacccaaaattttatggaggggttcaaattaagaacaattgaaagttcaggggactaaattgagagattttgaagttttttttttttttttgggttgttaaATCGAATAGAAGTTCAAGGGCCTTCCGTAAAGTTAccccaaaatattatttttttggaaaaacttaactttaatcccctgaactttcacgcgatttgacaaaccctccctaaacttttttggtatttcttgTTATCAGCTTCTTCCATAATTTACAAGCATTGGTTTCATCGGAAATATGATggtagactttgtcatccaccCATTGCTGAATGAGACCAACtacttgtaaatttaatttcttccaCTCTGCATCTGAAGTCTCCTTTGGCTTGGCTGTGTCACCTTCAATTGGAACATACATATCTTTATAGTAAAGAATGTCCAACATCTTGCCTTTCCAAAGCAGCCAATTGCTGTCATTCATGCTT
This window encodes:
- the LOC132179252 gene encoding scopoletin glucosyltransferase-like translates to MSKAKNRPNKIWYSIINPSPKKQVQIFLCFVFLSNSFSEKINMDNGNRQLHIFFLPFMAQGHMIPTIDMAKLFASKQGIKATIITTPLNAPLLAKTIQRSQNLGAEIEVVVIKFPCTEAGLPEGCESLNMAISHGLVQDFFKATAMLEPQIEQLLQEHAPDCLVADIFFPWATDAATKYGIPRLVFQGTGFFPLCALECLRLYEPYNNVSSDSEPFSIPNLPNEIKLTREQLPDYIKENVESTELAKLFKGVRESEARSYGVVVNSFYELEQDYADHYRKVMGRKAWHIGPLSVWNKDTEDKAHRGKENSLDEDGYCLKWLDSKKPHSVVYVCFGSVAAFNDSQLMQIAMGLEASGQQFIWVVKKEKSYGEEEEEEWLPEGFEKRMEGKGVIIRGWAPQVLILEHEAIGGFVTHCGWNSILEGVAAGVPMVTWPVSAEQFYNEKLVTEVLKIGISVGVRRWVFVEGDNIKRDGIVKAVSRIMVGEEAEEMRSRAKVLGELANKAVEDSGSSCLDLNAVIEDLMAIGS
- the LOC132178958 gene encoding UDP-glucose flavonoid 3-O-glucosyltransferase 7-like isoform X2, which produces MGSENSQLHILFFPFMAPGHMIPMTNMAKLFAARGVKATIVTTPLNVPFVSRTIERIETHGSATAKVDIQTIKFPVEKAGLPEGCENSTSLTSHEMVKIFMKSLSMLQQPLELLLHDADCLVADMFFPWATDAAAKFEIKLTSMQLPSLFGEEVETDFTKMFKDAEEANMRSYGLVVNSFYELEPAYADHYRKVLGRKAWHIGPVSVCNKQEAQDKAQRGNESSVDEHECLKWLNAKKPNSVIYICFGSLINFDDSQLVEIAMGLKASGQQFIWVVKKEKNGSGGKEEWLPQGFEKRMEGKGLIIRGWAPQVLILDHEAVGGFVTHCGWNSTLEGVTAGVPMVTWPMFAEQFFNEKLVTQVLKIGVEVGAQRWIDVIAEVVENSINKEAMEKAVKRIMVGEEAEKMRSRAKALGDMARRAMEEEGSSYSDLSSLIEELKVWCPRDGTK
- the LOC132178958 gene encoding scopoletin glucosyltransferase-like isoform X1 gives rise to the protein MGSENSQLHILFFPFMAPGHMIPMTNMAKLFAARGVKATIVTTPLNVPFVSRTIERIETHGSATAKVDIQTIKFPVEKAGLPEGCENSTSLTSHEMVKIFMKSLSMLQQPLELLLHDADCLVADMFFPWATDAAAKFGIPRLVFNGHSFFSMTAWESVTRYEPHKKVLYDSEPFLIPNFPAEIKLTSMQLPSLFGEEVETDFTKMFKDAEEANMRSYGLVVNSFYELEPAYADHYRKVLGRKAWHIGPVSVCNKQEAQDKAQRGNESSVDEHECLKWLNAKKPNSVIYICFGSLINFDDSQLVEIAMGLKASGQQFIWVVKKEKNGSGGKEEWLPQGFEKRMEGKGLIIRGWAPQVLILDHEAVGGFVTHCGWNSTLEGVTAGVPMVTWPMFAEQFFNEKLVTQVLKIGVEVGAQRWIDVIAEVVENSINKEAMEKAVKRIMVGEEAEKMRSRAKALGDMARRAMEEEGSSYSDLSSLIEELKVWCPRDGTK